A section of the Agromyces aurantiacus genome encodes:
- a CDS encoding carbohydrate ABC transporter permease has protein sequence MTASATTPTAARVAVQEDRGRRGTTRRRRVQHPWAIVAFVAPFAVMFVLFYLVPIAVAIWQSMLVVEREGTYGAATEVFGGFQQYALVFQNEAFWTSVVRVLVFGIVQVPVMLGLALLFALLLDSPLIRGKKFFRLAFFAPYAVPGVIAAIMWGFLYSPNLSPFEALTSQVNLLSADFVLWAIANVVTWVFVGYNMLIIYSTLLAIPQEIYEAARIDGAGQARIAWSIKIPLVRPALVLTAVLSIIGTLQLLAEPQTFRSFSSAVTSTYTPNMTIYATSSIPNVSLAAAFSVVLALATFILSFTFLRLTRRKGAGE, from the coding sequence ATGACCGCATCCGCGACCACACCCACGGCCGCACGGGTCGCCGTGCAGGAGGACCGGGGCCGAAGGGGCACGACGCGACGCCGTCGCGTGCAGCACCCCTGGGCGATCGTGGCCTTCGTCGCCCCCTTCGCCGTGATGTTCGTGCTGTTCTACCTCGTGCCGATCGCCGTCGCGATCTGGCAGTCGATGCTCGTCGTCGAGCGCGAGGGCACGTACGGCGCCGCGACCGAGGTGTTCGGCGGCTTCCAGCAGTACGCGCTCGTGTTCCAGAACGAGGCGTTCTGGACCTCGGTCGTGCGCGTGCTGGTGTTCGGCATCGTGCAGGTGCCCGTGATGCTCGGGCTCGCGCTGCTGTTCGCGCTGCTGCTCGACTCGCCCCTCATCCGCGGCAAGAAGTTCTTCCGACTGGCGTTCTTCGCACCGTACGCGGTGCCGGGCGTGATCGCGGCCATCATGTGGGGCTTCCTGTACTCGCCGAACCTCTCGCCGTTCGAGGCGCTCACGAGCCAGGTCAACCTGCTCTCGGCCGACTTCGTGCTGTGGGCGATCGCGAACGTCGTGACCTGGGTCTTCGTCGGCTACAACATGCTGATCATCTACTCCACCCTCCTCGCGATCCCGCAGGAGATCTACGAGGCGGCGCGCATCGACGGGGCCGGACAGGCGCGCATCGCCTGGTCGATCAAGATCCCGCTCGTGCGGCCGGCGCTCGTGCTCACCGCGGTGCTCTCGATCATCGGCACGCTCCAGCTCCTGGCCGAGCCGCAGACGTTCCGCTCGTTCAGCTCCGCGGTGACGAGCACCTACACGCCGAACATGACGATCTACGCCACGAGCTCCATCCCGAACGTGTCGCTCGCGGCCGCGTTCTCGGTCGTGCTCGCGCTGGCCACGTTCATCCTCTCGTTCACGTTCCTGCGACTCACCCGACGGAAGGGAGCGGGCGAATGA
- a CDS encoding carbohydrate ABC transporter permease encodes MSTAIGSDATSASPAVNPKGEARSGGAPASGRGPRESLLSRGGAMLVMAIFTLYFLVPIWWLLVASSKDRGQLFSTNPLWFADFKLFENIANLFAYRDGVYLKWLLNSLLYAGLGAVVATLLASMCGYALAKYRFPGRETIFNVVLGGVLVPATALALPLFLLFSRVQLTDTFWAVFLPSVVSPFGVYLSRVFAEASVPDELLEASRLDGAGELRTFFTVSIRLMFPALVTVFLFQFVTIWNNFFLPLIMLRSEELFPVTYGLYAWNSTINQFPELRTFVLVGSLLSIIPLIITFLLLQRYWRTGLGSGSLK; translated from the coding sequence ATGAGCACCGCGATCGGCTCGGACGCGACCTCGGCCTCCCCGGCCGTCAACCCGAAGGGCGAGGCCCGCAGCGGCGGAGCGCCCGCGAGCGGGCGCGGCCCGCGCGAGAGCCTCCTCTCGCGCGGCGGCGCGATGCTCGTCATGGCGATCTTCACGCTGTACTTCCTCGTGCCGATCTGGTGGCTGCTCGTGGCCTCCAGCAAGGACCGCGGGCAGCTGTTCAGCACGAACCCGCTCTGGTTCGCCGACTTCAAGCTGTTCGAGAACATCGCCAACCTGTTCGCCTACCGCGACGGCGTGTACCTCAAGTGGCTGCTGAACAGCCTGCTCTACGCGGGGCTGGGCGCCGTCGTGGCGACGCTGCTCGCCTCGATGTGCGGGTACGCGCTCGCGAAGTACCGTTTCCCCGGTCGGGAGACGATCTTCAACGTCGTGCTCGGCGGCGTGCTCGTGCCCGCGACCGCGCTCGCACTGCCCCTGTTCCTGCTGTTCAGCCGCGTGCAGCTGACCGACACGTTCTGGGCCGTCTTCCTGCCGAGCGTCGTGAGCCCCTTCGGCGTGTACCTCTCGCGCGTGTTCGCCGAGGCATCCGTGCCCGACGAACTGCTCGAGGCGAGCCGGCTGGATGGCGCGGGCGAGCTGCGCACGTTCTTCACCGTCTCGATCCGGCTCATGTTCCCGGCGCTCGTCACGGTGTTCCTGTTCCAGTTCGTGACCATCTGGAACAACTTCTTCCTGCCGCTCATCATGCTGCGCAGCGAGGAGCTGTTCCCCGTCACCTACGGGCTCTACGCCTGGAACTCGACCATCAACCAGTTCCCCGAGCTGCGCACCTTCGTGCTCGTCGGCTCGCTGCTCTCGATCATCCCGCTGATCATCACGTTCCTGCTGCTTCAGCGCTACTGGCGCACGGGCCTCGGCTCCGGCTCGCTGAAGTAG